The genomic DNA TCATGACCACAACGAGCAGTATGACGATTCCGGGGGTCATTCTCGCTTCAACGGCAGGGTCTGTCGTGGGGGCCATCATCCTTTACGGGATCGGGGTGTTACTCTCAGCCGACAAACTTGAACGGATTGTTGATAGATGGGGCCATATCCTCAGGGTCAAACCAGATGATATAAAGAAAGCCGATCGATGGTTTGACCATTATGGGTATCGTGTCGTCCTGCTTGGGCGGATGGTGCCGTTGATCCGAAGCCTCATTTCGATTCCTGCAGGCGTTGCGAAGATGAAATTTATGTACTTCCTTCTCTTCACGCTAATCGGTACATTAATTTGGAATACTGTCCTTGTATGGGTGGGATCGGCTGTTGGAGATTCATGGGACAGGATCGTTCAATACATGGACGTGTATTCTTACGTCGCCTACGCACTCATCGCACTGGTACTGCTCTATTTTGCATACAGGTGGATGAAGCGATTCAAGAAGAAGTAATATCTCGGGCCGGGCTCACCTATGTGAGCCTGGCCGTTTTTTTGTGTGGAACGGAATCTTGCGGGCTATACTACAATTAAGGAGGCATGCGTTCATGACA from Rossellomorea marisflavi includes the following:
- a CDS encoding DedA family protein, with the protein product MEKWIIESMEQYGYLGIFLLVALENIFPPIPSEIILTFGGFMTTTSSMTIPGVILASTAGSVVGAIILYGIGVLLSADKLERIVDRWGHILRVKPDDIKKADRWFDHYGYRVVLLGRMVPLIRSLISIPAGVAKMKFMYFLLFTLIGTLIWNTVLVWVGSAVGDSWDRIVQYMDVYSYVAYALIALVLLYFAYRWMKRFKKK